The Juglans microcarpa x Juglans regia isolate MS1-56 chromosome 8S, Jm3101_v1.0, whole genome shotgun sequence genome has a window encoding:
- the LOC121244088 gene encoding peamaclein-like, producing the protein MKLVFATFLLVCFALISSSFFQTTEAGSSFCDSKCGDRCAKAGVQDRCLKYCGICCEKCQCVPSGTYGNKHECACYKDLKNSKGKSKCP; encoded by the exons ATGAAGCTCGTCTTTGCAACTTTCCTGCTTGTGTGTTTTGCCCTCATCAGCTCCTCTTTCTTTCAGACCACAGAAGCTGGTTCAA gctTCTGTGACTCAAAGTGCGGGGATCGGTGCGCAAAGGCAGGAGTGCAGGATCGGTGCTTGAAATACTGCGGGATTTGCTGTGAGAAGTGCCAGTGCGTGCCATCTGGGACATATGGCAACAAGCATGAGTGCGCTTGCTACAAAGACCTCAAGAACTCCAAGGGCAAGTCCAAGTGCCCTTGA